In Kwoniella newhampshirensis strain CBS 13917 chromosome 2, whole genome shotgun sequence, one DNA window encodes the following:
- a CDS encoding FACT complex subunit SPT16, with product MSEIVLDSALFVKRAEKIFSAWEKPTNDIKDLEDVTALQFVLGEPSDDAASFDKSSSVHLYLLGFEFPSTLILFTKLPRKVTFVCSSSKAKLLRQLESANGIEIDIKVRPKDEAAAKETVKDLVLSLGDGKIGGLPKDKPTGKLVDDWNAAVASSKGGLQVVDVSVAVSDILAVRDGDEMKNVITGAKMTSTAMVHYFKSKMESIIDRGTVVPHDMLAQMIDEKIGNDEKGADMKLWNKVPSLGDVDFASAEWVFTPVIQSGGKYDLKVTAMSNNDPLKPGVILASLGIRYKNYCTSMGRTFFISPTKKQESYYTSLLEARAEALKLIRAGAIVSDIYKSVQQFIESKSSTLAQAFLKNIGFATGIEYRDSALMLNAKNGRTMRENTVLILTLGLQDLPDPKKQGKTYSILLSDTVKVGQNGAAVLTEGCTKLSEIVMELEEEDKPEPVAPPKKASSSSKPNGKSPVKTRGAVGGRVLPSKTRGGNRDQVEQTTSEKIKANQVRLHAQRNADGLKKWEKGGAGKDGSQDKVVKRYESYRREEQLPKGVEDRRVYVDEQRQSVVLPINGYAVPYHISTIKNVTKTEESDHIVLRINFQSPGQIAGKKEDMPFEDPDANFIRSISFRSQDQRHMLKVFDSITGLKKAATKREAERKELADVIEQEKLVEIKGRHPYVLKNVFPRPAPEGKKTDGNLEIHQNGIRFRPDGPASKIDLLFSNIKHLFFQPSEKELIVIIHVHLKAPIMLGKKKTSDVQFYREVTDMSFDETGGKKRRARYGDEDEIEQEQEDRKRRAELDKQFHDFARRIESAAQAQQYELEVDVPFRELGFSGVPFRSNVLLLPTTNCLIHISEFPFTVITLSEVEIVHLERVQFGLKNFDMVFVLNDFKKAPIHINSIPVVHLDNVKEWLDSCDVPISEGPVNLSWPAIMKTLNDDPQAFYAEGGWEFLTGGGSDGESSESEEGSEFTASDVSDEASDSDDDSESAFSEGDSDNSGSEDDLSDEGEDWDELERKAKRADDKHGRDKGGDSSDDGKKKKGGRR from the exons ATGTCTGAGATCGTCCTCGACTCAGCACTCTTCGTCAAGCGGGCAGAGAAGATCTTCTCAGCTTGGGAA AAGCCAACCAACGATATAAAAGACTTGGAAGATGTCACGGCACTACAGTTCGTATTAGGAGAACCGAGCGATGATGCAGCGTCGTTCGACAAATCGTCATCTGTCCAT CTATATCTTCTTGGATTCGAATTTCCTTCCACACTTatcctcttcaccaagCTACCTCGCAAAGTGACTTTCGTTTGCAGTTCCTCTAAAG CAAAGCTCCTTCGGCAGCTAGAATCGGCGAACGGGATTGAGATAGATATCAAAGTCCGGCCCAAAGATGAAGCTGCTGCAAAGG AAACTGTTAAGGACCTAGTTCTTTCGTTGGGGGACGGAAAGATCGGAGGTCTGCCGAAGGACAAGCCAACAGGAAAGCTAGTCGATGACTGGAACGCGGC TGTGGCTTCTTCAAAAGGTGGTCTGCAAGTGGTCGATGTGTCGGTCGCTGTTTCGGATATACTAGCAGTCAGAGATGGGGATGAGATG AAAAACGTTATTACTGGTGCGAAAATGACATCAACAGCCATGGTCCACTACTTCAAATCCAAAATGGAGTCGATCATCGACCGCGGTACTGTGGTTCCTCATGACATGCTTGCTCA gatgatcgacgaaAAGATTGGCAATGATGAGAAGGGAGCAGACATGAAGTTGTGGAACAAGGTTCCATCCTTGGGAGAT GTCGATTTTGCTTCAGCGGAATGGGTTTTTACCCCCGTCATCCAATCTGGTGGCAAGTACGACCTTAAAGTGACAGCAATGTCCAACAACGATCCCCTCAAGCCCGGCGTCATCCTTGCATCTCTTGGCATCCGTTACAAGAACTATTGTACCAGCATGGGGAGGACCTTTTTCATCAGTCCAACAAAG AAACAAGAATCCTACTACACATCTTTATTGGAAGCGCGAGCGGAAGctctcaagctcatcaGAGCGGGAGCAATCGTCAGCGACATATATAAATCGGTACAGCAGTTCATCGAGTCGAAGAGCTCTACATTGGCTCAGGCATTCTTGAAGAATATCGGGTTTGCA ACTGGAATCGAATACAGGGATAGTGCCCTCATGTTGAATGCTAAAAATGGTCGCACGATGAGAGAGAACACGGTCCTAATCCTGACACTAGGATTGCAAGACCTGCCAGATCCCAAGAAGCAGGGCAAGAC ATACTCGATCCTTTTATCGGACACCGTCAAAGTTGGCCAAAACGGTGCCGCTGTGTTGACCGAAGGCTGTACCAAGCTCAGTGAAATTGTGATGGAGCTCGAG gaggaggataaGCCTGAACCGGTTGCTCCTCCCAAAAAGGCCAGCAGTAGCAGCAAACCCAATGGCAAGTCTCCCGTCAAGACCCGAGGCGCAGTCGGTGGCCGAGTGCTTCCAAGTAAGACCCGTGGGGGCAATAGAGATCAAGTGGAGCAAACAACGTCAGAGAAAATCAAAGCCAACCAAGTTCGTCTACACGCCCAAAGGAATGCGGACGGGCTAAAAAAATGGGAGAAAGGTGGAGCAGGGAAGGATGGTTCACAGGATAAGGTGGTGAAACGGTACGAGAGTTacagaagagaagagcagCTTCCGAAGGGCGTTGAGGACCGTAGA GTCTATGTCGACGAGCAACGTCAATCTGTTGTCCTTCCAATCAACGGCTACGCTGTCCCATACCACATTTCGACCATAAAGAACGTCACAAAAACCGAAGAATCAGACCACATCGTATTGCGCATTAATTTCCAGTCACCTGGGCAAATTgcaggaaagaaggaggacatg CCGTTTGAAGATCCAGACGCCAACTTCATCCGTTCAATTTCTTTCCGGTCCCAAGATCAACGCCATATGCTTAAAGTGTTTGACAGCATCACTGGTCTCAAGAAGGCCGCTACTAAGCGAGAGGCGGAAAGAAAAGAACTTGCGGACGTAATTGAGCAGGAGAAGCTAGTCGAgatcaagg GCCGTCACCCTTACGTTCTCAAGAACGTCTTCCCCCGACCAGCTCcagaaggaaagaagacaGACGGTAACCTCGAAATCCATCAGAATGGTATTAGATTCCGTCCAGATGGCCCGGCTTCAAAAATTG ATCTACTTTTCAGTAACATCAAgcatctcttcttccagccGAGCGAGAAAGAGCTCATTGTTATCATCCATGTCCATCTCAAGGCGCCGATCATGTTGGGAAAAAAGAAGACTTCG GATGTGCAATTCTATCGCGAGGTTACCGATATGTCATTTGACGAAACGggtggaaagaagcgaCGTGCACGATAcggggatgaagacgagattGAGCAGGAGCAAGAGGATCGCAAAAGACGAGCAGAGCTTGACAAGCAATTCCACGACTTTGCACGACGGATCGAAAGCGCTGCTCAAGCCCAGCAATACGAgctcgaggtcgatgtaCCTTTCCGAGAGCTTGGATTCTCCGGTGTTCCCTTTAGATCGAACGTCCTTTTACTTCCTACAACCAACTGCCTCATTCACATCTCTGAATTTCCTTTCACAGTTATCACCTTGTCAGAAGTCGAAATCGTTCACCTCGAACGTGTTCAATTTGGCTTGAAAAACTTCGATATGGTCTTTGTCCTCAATGACTTCAAGAAGGCACCGATACACATCAATTCGATTCCTGTCGTGCATCTTGACAATGTCAAAGAGTGGCTAGA CTCGTGTGATGTCCCAATCTCTGAAGGTCCTGTCAACCTGTCATGGCCGGCTATCATGAAGACTCTGAATGATGACCCTCAAGCATTTTACGCCGAGGGCGGTTGGGAGTTCCTGACCGGCGGTGGATCT GACGGCGAGTCTTCcgagagcgaagaagggtcTGAATTTACCGCGAGTGACGTGTCGGATGAAGCGAGTGACTCCGACGATGACAGCGAATCTGCATTCAGCGAGGGAGATTCCGATAATTCTGGCTCTGAGGATGACTTGTcggacgagggcgaggatTGGGACGAACTGGAGCGTAAAGCTAAGAGAG CGGACGATAAACATGGAAGGGACAAAGGAGGGGATTCCTCGGacgatgggaagaagaagaagggtggtAGGCGATGA
- a CDS encoding porphobilinogen deaminase — MTSPFHTNSTARNRRALPDRELLLAMKAQTNAFVLGTRKSQLALVQTGHVADALRELHTSAYSRDDDDDLKISSHDDCASTPDIELPAAERGVQDGTSMEMEKPYFPQPYSFSVEWMTTVGDRNQTTPLHLLSPYSSTQPAKSLWTDELEARLIHGHFDMLVHSFKDVPTVLKDGCEIGCVVQREDPRDALVVKKGLSYKRLEDLPDGSIVGTGSVRRVAQLKRAFPNLVFEDMRGNLNTRLAKLDKEDSPFAALILAISGLSRIGLGYRVTTPLSSPTLMHAVGQGALAVEIRSNDLRTRNCLRGLGHWQTEWATAAERGCLRVLEGGCSVPVGVESDLLELDVHGDHSDLSDQVEDRYLNEVESPLLEDSPMLWFSGVIDTAGTLPSTPTFLPSSLPRLRSRLARLSLHVCVTSTDGSKHVLHTPRPVFVRSYRQAEKFGEECAREIRRMGGGEILDEINRLRKEREMRDLEKAIEKSRTAAEEAGMTHDGAAEIVA, encoded by the exons ATGACCAGCCCCTTCCATACCAACTCTACCGCTCGAAATCGCCGTGCACTCCCCGATCGTGaactcctcctcgccatGAAAGCCCAGACCAACGCTTTCGTCCTCGGCACACGCAAGTCCCAACTGGCGCTCGTCCAAACCGGACACGTCGCGGATGCTCTTCGTGAACTTCACACCTCTGCCTATTCGcgggatgatgatgatgatctgaaAATCTCGTCTCACGACGATTGTGCTTCGACACCTGATATTGAGTTGCCTGCCGCTGAACGAGGTGTTCAAGATGGTACCAGtatggagatggagaagccGTATTTCCCTCAACCATATTCCTTCTCAGTAGAATGGATGACGACTGTGGGAGATCGAAACCAGACTACACCCTTGCATCTGCTCTCACCATACTCTTCGACCCAGCCCGCCAAATCATTATGGACAGACGAACTGGAAGCTCGACTCATCCACGGCCATTTCGACATGCTCGTCCATTCGTTCAAGGACGTCCCGACGGTGTTGAAGGACGGATGCGAGATCGGATGCGTGGTCCAGAGGGAAGATCCGAGAGATGCGTTggtcgtcaagaagggtTTGAGTTACAAGCGATTGGAGGATCTGCCGGACGGATCGATTGTCGGTACAGGGAGTGTCAGGAGAGTCGCTCAGCTGAAGAGGGCTTTCCCAAATCTCGTATTCGAGGATATG CGAGGAAACCTCAACACTCGACTTGCCAAACTAGACAAGGAGGACTCCCCTTTCGCCGCTCTCATCCTTGCGATTTCTGGACTTTCCCGCATCGGTCTCGGTTATCGAGTGACGActcccctctcttcccccacCCTCATGCACGCCGTCGGACAAGGTGCTCTCGCTGTCGAAATTCGATCCAACGATCTTCGAACACGGAACTGCTTGCGAGGTCTAGGTCACTGGCAGACCGAATGGGCTACCGCCGCTGAGCGGGGCTGTCTGAGAGTattggaaggaggatgcAGTGTCCCCGTTGGAGTGGAGAgcgatcttctcgagctgGATGTTCATGGAGATCATTCTGATTTATCAgatcaagtcgaagatCGATATCTCAACGAGGTCGAATCGCCCTTGCTCGAAGACTCACCCATGCTCTGGTTCTCCGGTGTGATCGATACAGCCGGTACATTGCCCTCCACACCCACTTTCCTCCCATCCTCCCTTCCCAGATTACGATCACGACTTGCCAGACTGTCGCTCCACGTCTGCgtcacctccaccgacgGCAGCAAACACGTTCTGCATACCCCGAGACCGGTCTTCGTCCGATCGTACAGACAAGCGGAGAAATTTGGCGAAGAATGCGCGAGAGAGATaaggaggatgggaggtggtgagatcCTGGATGAGATCAATCGAttgagaaaggagagagagatgagagatcTGGAAAAGGCTATAGAAAAGAGTAGAACGGCAGCGGAAGAGGCAGGTATGACACACGATGGTGCAGCGGAGATTGTTGCGTAG